From a single Diceros bicornis minor isolate mBicDic1 chromosome 6, mDicBic1.mat.cur, whole genome shotgun sequence genomic region:
- the TACR2 gene encoding substance-K receptor — MGACAVVTDANISFGLESNTTGITAFSMPAWQLALWATAYLALVLVAMTGNATVIWIILAHQRMRTVTNYFIVNLALADLCMAAFNATFNFVYASHNIWYFGRAFCYFQNLFPITAMFVSIYSMTAIAADRYMAIVHPFQPRLSAPGTRAVIAGIWLVALALAFPQCFYSTVTTDQGVTKCVVAWPEDSGGKTLLSYHLVVIALIYLLPLVVMFIAYSIIGLTLWRQAVPGHQAHGANGRHLRAKKKIVKTMVLVVVTFAVCWLPYHLYFTLGSFQEDIYCHKFIQQVYLALFWLAMSSTMYNPVIYCCLNHRFRSGFRLAFRCCPWVTPTEEDKLELTHTPSLSMRVKRCHTKEIWFMAGDVAEAANGQAGGPQDGLPTEP; from the exons ATGGGGGCCTGTGCTGTTGTGACTGACGCCAACATCTCATTTGGCCTCGAGAGCAACACCACAGGCATCACAGCCTTCTCCATGCCCGCCTGGCAGCTGGCACTGTGGGCCACAGCCTACCTGGCTCTGGTGCTGGTGGCTATGACGGGCAATGCCACGGTCATCTGGATCATCCTGGCCCATCAGAGGATGCGCACCGTCACCAACTACTTCATCGTCAACCTGGCCCTGGCCGACCTCTGCATGGCCGCCTTCAATGCCACCTTCAACTTCGTCTACGCCAGCCACAACATCTGGTACTTTGGCCGTGCCTTCTGCTACTTCCAGAACCTCTTCCCCATCACGGCCATGTTCGTCAGCATCTACTCCATGACTGCCATCGCCGCCGACAG GTACATGGCCATCGTCCACCCCTTCCAGCCACGGCTCTCAGCCCCCGGCACCAGAGCAGTTATTGCTGGCATCTGGTTGGTGGCCCTGGCACTCGCCTTCCCCCAGTGCTTCTACTCCACCGTCACCACGGACCAGGGCGTCACCAAGTGTGTGGTGGCGTGGCCTGAAGACAGCGGCGGCAAGACGCTCCTTTC GTACCACCTCGTGGTGATCGCCCTCATCTACCTCCTGCCTCTCGTGGTGATGTTCATTGCCTACAGCATCATCGGCCTCACGCTCTGGAGACAAGCGGTCCCCGGGCACCAGGCGCACGGCGCCAACGGGCGCCACCTGCGGGCCAAGAAGAAG ATCGTGAAGAccatggtgctggtggtggtgacgTTCGCCGTCTGCTGGCTGCCCTACCACCTCTACTTCACCCTGGGCAGCTTCCAGGAGGACATCTACTGCCACAAGTTCATCCAGCAGGTCTACCTGGCGCTCTTCTGGCTGGCCATGAGCTCCACCATGTACAACCCCGTCATCTACTGCTGCCTCAACCACAG GTTTCGCTCTGGATTCCGGCTTGCTTTCCGTTGCTGCCCATGGGTCACGCCAACCGAGGAGGATAAGCTGGAGTTGACTCACACTCCATCCCTCTCCATGAGGGTCAAAAGGTGTCACACTAAAGAGATTTGGTTCATGGCCGGCGACGTGGCTGAGGCTGCCAACGGGCAGGCTGGAGGGCCCCAAGATGGGCTGCCTACTGAACCTTGA